In one Streptomyces venezuelae genomic region, the following are encoded:
- a CDS encoding TldD/PmbA family protein translates to MPHSIDEAFTALPLRALADAALARARALGADHADFRLERVRSASWLLRDAKPAGSSDATDLGYAVRVVHGGTWGFASGVDMTMDAAARVASQAVAMAKLSAQVIKAAGSTERVELADEPVHADKTWVSSYEIDPFSVPDEEKAGLLADWSARLLAADGVTHVDASLMTVHENKFYADTAGTTTTQQRVRLHPQLTAVAVDASSGEFDSMRTIAPPVGRGWEYLTGTGWDWAAELAEIPELLAEKMRAPSVRAGSYDLVVDPSNLWLTIHESIGHATELDRALGYEAAYAGTSFATFDQLGKLAYGSSLMNVTGDRTAEHGLATIGYDDEGVAGQSWDLVKDGTLVGYQLDRRIAKLTGFQRSNGCAYADSPGHVPVQRMANVSLQPDPGGLPTEDLIAGVDRGIYVVGDRSWSIDMQRYNFQFTQQRAYEIRNGRLVGQLRDVAYQGTTPQFWGSMEKVGGPQTYVLGGAFNCGKAQPGQIAAVSHGCPSALFRNVNILNTSTESGRS, encoded by the coding sequence GTGCCTCATTCCATCGATGAAGCCTTCACGGCGCTGCCGCTGCGGGCTCTCGCCGACGCCGCGCTGGCCCGCGCGCGGGCGCTCGGCGCCGACCACGCGGACTTCCGCCTGGAGCGGGTGCGCAGCGCGTCCTGGCTGCTGCGCGACGCCAAGCCGGCGGGCAGCTCCGACGCCACGGACCTCGGGTACGCGGTCCGTGTGGTGCACGGCGGCACCTGGGGCTTCGCCTCCGGTGTCGACATGACGATGGACGCGGCGGCGCGCGTCGCCTCGCAGGCCGTGGCCATGGCGAAACTGTCCGCACAGGTCATCAAGGCGGCCGGGTCGACCGAGCGCGTGGAGCTCGCGGACGAGCCGGTGCACGCGGACAAGACGTGGGTCTCCTCGTACGAGATCGACCCGTTCTCCGTGCCGGACGAGGAGAAGGCGGGGCTGCTCGCCGACTGGAGCGCGCGGCTGCTCGCCGCCGACGGGGTCACGCACGTCGACGCGTCCCTGATGACCGTGCACGAGAACAAGTTCTACGCGGACACGGCGGGCACCACGACCACGCAGCAGCGTGTGCGGCTGCATCCGCAGCTGACGGCGGTGGCCGTCGACGCGTCGAGCGGAGAGTTCGACTCGATGCGGACGATCGCACCGCCGGTCGGCCGCGGCTGGGAGTACCTCACGGGGACGGGCTGGGACTGGGCGGCGGAGCTCGCCGAGATCCCGGAGCTTTTGGCGGAGAAGATGCGGGCGCCGAGCGTCCGGGCGGGTTCGTACGACCTCGTCGTCGATCCGTCGAACCTGTGGCTGACGATCCACGAGTCCATCGGCCACGCCACGGAGCTGGACCGCGCGCTCGGCTACGAGGCCGCGTACGCGGGCACGTCCTTCGCCACCTTCGACCAGCTGGGCAAGCTGGCGTACGGCTCCTCGCTGATGAACGTGACGGGCGACCGGACGGCCGAGCACGGGCTCGCGACGATCGGGTACGACGACGAGGGCGTGGCAGGACAGTCCTGGGACCTGGTCAAGGACGGCACGCTGGTCGGCTACCAGCTGGACCGGCGCATCGCGAAGCTCACCGGTTTCCAGCGCTCCAACGGCTGCGCGTACGCCGACTCCCCCGGCCACGTCCCGGTGCAGCGCATGGCGAACGTCTCGCTCCAGCCGGACCCCGGCGGGCTGCCCACGGAGGATCTGATCGCGGGCGTGGACCGCGGGATCTATGTGGTCGGGGACCGGTCGTGGTCGATCGACATGCAGAGGTACAACTTTCAATTTACTCAGCAGAGGGCATACGAGATCCGGAACGGCCGCCTTGTCGGGCAGCTCCGGGATGTTGCCTATCAGGGAACAACCCCTCAGTTCTGGGGTTCCATGGAGAAGGTGGGAGGGCCCCAGACGTATGTACTGGGAGGAGCCTTCAACTGCGGAAAGGCGCAGCCGGGTCAGATCGCCGCGGTCTCCCATGGATGCCCGTCCGCGTTGTTCCGGAACGTGAACATCCTGAACACTTCGACCGAGTCGGGACGCTCCTGA
- a CDS encoding GAF and ANTAR domain-containing protein, which translates to MLESLRPAPGGWDLVGADAEGCARVLGVDGVAVSVTPGSGLTELLWATPGASRQLEDLQFTLGQGPGPEAASSGAPVLVPDLSAESPDRWPALLPELVAVGIGAVFCLPLRLGKASLGALTLQRARAGPLGKSPLADAWTVTHALTAALVEDGEAWQAFAEAEETSHFYRAAVHQASGMISVQAGVSLAEALMRLRAYAYQQGRPLLEVADDVVARRVRFRHDDGDEPGFVAGGGTEGS; encoded by the coding sequence GTGCTGGAAAGCCTGCGTCCCGCCCCGGGCGGCTGGGACCTGGTCGGCGCCGACGCTGAGGGGTGCGCCCGCGTGCTGGGCGTCGACGGGGTGGCCGTGTCCGTGACACCGGGCAGCGGGCTGACCGAACTGCTGTGGGCCACGCCCGGCGCCAGCAGGCAGCTGGAGGACTTGCAGTTCACGCTGGGCCAAGGACCGGGTCCGGAGGCAGCTTCGTCGGGCGCGCCTGTTCTGGTGCCCGATCTGTCGGCCGAGTCCCCCGACCGGTGGCCTGCCCTGCTGCCCGAGCTGGTGGCCGTGGGGATCGGCGCGGTGTTCTGCCTCCCGCTGCGCCTGGGCAAGGCCAGCCTGGGTGCACTGACGCTGCAACGAGCGAGGGCCGGACCGCTGGGAAAGTCACCGTTGGCCGATGCGTGGACGGTCACGCACGCGCTGACTGCCGCGCTGGTCGAGGACGGGGAAGCATGGCAAGCCTTCGCCGAGGCGGAGGAGACTTCGCACTTCTATCGGGCCGCGGTGCACCAAGCCTCCGGAATGATCAGCGTGCAGGCGGGTGTGTCATTGGCCGAGGCTCTGATGCGGCTGCGGGCGTACGCCTACCAGCAGGGGCGGCCGTTGCTGGAGGTAGCCGATGACGTGGTGGCCAGGCGGGTGCGCTTTCGCCATGATGATGGAGACGAGCCGGGCTTCGTGGCCGGCGGAGGGACTGAAGGGTCATGA
- a CDS encoding SGM_5486 family transporter-associated protein: MPALDPNPQNGQKKLLIVLGSMLAITVIIGIIASIASP, from the coding sequence ATGCCCGCCCTCGACCCGAACCCCCAGAACGGCCAGAAGAAGTTGCTCATCGTGCTCGGCTCGATGCTGGCCATCACCGTGATCATCGGCATCATCGCCTCGATCGCCTCGCCGTGA
- a CDS encoding ABC-F family ATP-binding cassette domain-containing protein, whose product MSATLTARNLAAGHGDLPLFSGLDLVVPPGEVIGLVGTNGAGKSTLLRLLAGLDRPEQGQVQLAPAGATIGYLPQEADRRTGESVSAFLARRTGVAAAERALDTASQALADGVAGAAEAYDTSLQQWLSLGAADLPERAEHVTATLGLGIGLEQAMTSLSGGQAARAQLASLLLSRFDVFLLDEPTNDLDLAGLEQLEQFVTGLRAGTVVVSHDREFLTRTVTQVLELDRAQQQVRHYGGGYTTYLQEAERARHQARAQYEEYAERKAALQDRANMHRSWAEKGVRTAQRRSRDNNKFARSGRMENSENLAARAKQAERLIERLEEVEEPRKEWQLRMQIAAAPRSGAIVATLHEATVQRGGFTLGPVTLQIDWADRVAITGANGTGKSTLLGALLGRIPLSAGRQALGSGVVIGEIDQARALFHGADTLLDAFRAAVPETEPAEVRTLLAKFGLGPDQVLRPASSLSPGERTRAALALLQGRGVNLLVLDEPTNHLDLPAIEQLESALDSYNGTLLLVSHDRRLLQTVRITRRLELHDGTLTGTPA is encoded by the coding sequence ATGTCCGCAACCCTGACCGCCAGGAATCTCGCCGCAGGCCACGGCGACCTCCCCCTCTTCTCCGGCCTCGACCTGGTCGTACCCCCAGGAGAGGTGATCGGCCTCGTCGGAACCAACGGAGCGGGCAAGTCCACCCTGCTCCGCCTCCTGGCCGGTCTCGACCGGCCCGAACAAGGACAGGTACAGCTGGCCCCGGCCGGTGCGACCATCGGGTACCTGCCCCAGGAGGCGGACCGGCGCACGGGCGAGAGCGTCTCCGCCTTCCTGGCCCGCCGCACCGGCGTCGCCGCCGCCGAACGAGCCCTGGACACCGCCTCCCAGGCGCTGGCCGACGGCGTCGCCGGCGCCGCGGAGGCCTACGACACGAGCCTGCAGCAGTGGCTGAGCCTGGGCGCAGCAGACCTTCCAGAGCGCGCCGAACACGTGACCGCCACGCTCGGGCTGGGCATCGGGCTGGAACAGGCCATGACGTCGCTGTCCGGCGGGCAGGCCGCCCGCGCACAGCTGGCCTCGCTGCTCCTGTCACGCTTCGACGTCTTTCTGCTGGACGAGCCCACCAACGATCTCGACCTGGCCGGCCTGGAACAGCTGGAGCAGTTCGTGACCGGGCTGCGCGCGGGCACGGTCGTGGTCAGCCACGACCGCGAGTTCCTCACCCGGACCGTCACCCAGGTCCTCGAACTCGACCGCGCCCAGCAACAGGTGCGCCACTACGGCGGTGGATACACGACCTACCTCCAGGAAGCAGAACGCGCCCGCCATCAGGCCCGCGCCCAGTACGAGGAGTACGCCGAGCGCAAGGCCGCCTTGCAGGACCGGGCGAACATGCACCGCTCCTGGGCGGAGAAGGGAGTGCGCACCGCGCAGCGCCGCAGCCGGGACAACAACAAGTTCGCCCGCAGCGGCCGGATGGAGAACAGCGAGAACCTGGCCGCCCGGGCCAAGCAGGCCGAACGCCTCATCGAGCGCCTGGAGGAGGTGGAGGAGCCGCGCAAGGAATGGCAGCTGCGCATGCAGATCGCCGCCGCGCCCCGCTCCGGCGCCATCGTCGCCACGCTGCACGAAGCCACCGTCCAGCGCGGCGGGTTCACGCTGGGGCCTGTGACGCTGCAGATCGACTGGGCGGACCGTGTCGCGATCACCGGCGCGAACGGCACCGGCAAGTCGACGCTGCTCGGCGCCCTCCTGGGCCGTATCCCCCTGAGCGCCGGTCGCCAGGCACTCGGCTCGGGGGTAGTGATCGGCGAGATCGACCAGGCCCGGGCCCTGTTCCACGGCGCCGACACCCTCCTGGACGCCTTCCGGGCCGCTGTCCCCGAAACGGAGCCCGCCGAAGTCCGCACCCTGCTGGCGAAGTTCGGCCTGGGCCCCGACCAGGTCCTGCGCCCAGCCAGCAGCCTGTCCCCCGGTGAAAGGACCCGGGCCGCACTCGCGCTGCTACAAGGGCGCGGGGTGAATCTGCTGGTGCTGGACGAGCCCACCAACCACCTCGACCTGCCGGCCATCGAACAACTCGAATCCGCCCTCGACTCCTACAACGGCACCCTGCTACTCGTCTCCCACGACCGCCGCCTGCTCCAGACCGTGAGAATCACCCGACGGCTGGAACTCCACGACGGCACCCTCACCGGAACCCCCGCATGA
- a CDS encoding CynX/NimT family MFS transporter, protein MASEKTETMTPTAGASPAPPVRTESAEKQAPTRAWATRLVIVGIVLAAMNLRPAITSLGALLEEVRDGLGMSGTLAGLLTSVPPLCFAIFGVMAPRLAKRFGPSAVVCVGMAAIAAGLVIRPFIGGTAGFLAATALALAGIAVSNVLMPVIVKRWFPDRVGSMTGLYSMALALGTSLAAALTVPVTDGLGGRWQTGLAVWALLAVVAVIPWIPLVRDRSQTAAAVPEHVSAAVRREDDGLRITSSRTAWALAVFFGLQATAAYITMGWMPQIFRDAGVPAGEAGVLLAVTMAMGVPLAFVIPRVATRLTNQGPVVIVLGTCGLAGYAGLYLAPAGGAWVWALLLGISNCAFPLALTMVGMRAKSSVGVAKLSAFAQSTGYLISIPGPLLVGVLYQHSGGWGLPLALMAGLMVPQIVIGTLAGRNRTVEDEVTARATTA, encoded by the coding sequence ATGGCTAGCGAGAAAACCGAGACGATGACCCCGACGGCCGGGGCGAGCCCGGCACCCCCCGTACGGACCGAGAGCGCCGAGAAACAGGCCCCCACGCGCGCGTGGGCGACGCGACTCGTCATCGTCGGCATCGTCCTCGCCGCCATGAACCTCCGCCCGGCCATCACCAGCCTCGGCGCCCTCCTCGAAGAGGTCCGCGACGGCCTCGGCATGAGCGGCACCCTCGCGGGACTGCTCACCTCCGTGCCGCCGCTCTGCTTCGCGATCTTCGGCGTGATGGCGCCCCGCCTGGCCAAGCGCTTCGGCCCCAGCGCGGTCGTCTGCGTCGGCATGGCAGCCATCGCCGCGGGCCTGGTGATCCGGCCCTTCATCGGCGGCACCGCGGGCTTCCTCGCCGCCACCGCCCTCGCCCTCGCGGGCATCGCCGTCAGCAACGTCCTGATGCCCGTCATCGTCAAGCGCTGGTTCCCCGACCGGGTCGGCTCCATGACCGGCCTGTACTCGATGGCGCTCGCACTCGGCACCTCCCTGGCGGCCGCACTCACCGTGCCCGTCACCGACGGTCTCGGCGGACGCTGGCAGACCGGCCTCGCCGTGTGGGCCCTGCTCGCCGTCGTCGCCGTCATCCCCTGGATCCCGCTCGTCCGCGACCGCAGCCAGACCGCGGCCGCCGTCCCGGAGCACGTCAGTGCCGCCGTACGTCGCGAGGACGACGGGCTGCGCATCACCTCCAGCCGCACCGCCTGGGCGCTCGCCGTCTTCTTCGGCCTCCAGGCCACCGCCGCGTACATCACGATGGGCTGGATGCCGCAGATCTTCCGCGACGCGGGCGTCCCCGCGGGCGAGGCGGGCGTCCTGCTCGCCGTCACGATGGCCATGGGCGTGCCCCTGGCGTTCGTCATCCCGCGGGTCGCCACGCGCCTGACCAACCAGGGTCCTGTCGTGATCGTCCTCGGCACGTGCGGCCTCGCCGGGTACGCGGGCCTCTACCTCGCCCCCGCGGGCGGCGCCTGGGTCTGGGCCCTGCTGCTCGGCATCTCCAACTGCGCCTTCCCGCTGGCCCTCACCATGGTCGGCATGCGCGCCAAGAGCAGCGTGGGCGTGGCCAAGCTGTCCGCCTTCGCACAGAGCACGGGCTACCTGATCTCGATCCCGGGCCCGCTCCTCGTGGGCGTGCTCTACCAGCACAGCGGCGGCTGGGGGCTGCCCCTCGCGCTCATGGCCGGCCTCATGGTGCCGCAGATCGTCATCGGCACCCTCGCGGGCCGCAACCGCACGGTCGAGGACGAGGTGACCGCGAGAGCCACCACGGCCTGA
- a CDS encoding MFS transporter: MLPIGLGLGAIGAQLSGLTLSRVHNEDAGSAAGLFNTAMQSGTTLGLAMASFVFFNHAPAGSHGTTVTTAFAGSIWYVITALTAMRALMFTLTEPIKVPDRR; this comes from the coding sequence ATGCTCCCTATTGGGCTCGGGCTGGGCGCGATCGGCGCCCAACTGTCCGGACTCACCCTCAGCCGGGTCCACAACGAAGACGCCGGATCCGCCGCTGGTCTGTTCAACACCGCCATGCAGTCGGGCACCACCCTCGGACTGGCCATGGCTTCCTTCGTCTTCTTCAACCACGCCCCCGCAGGCAGCCACGGCACCACCGTGACCACTGCCTTCGCAGGGAGCATCTGGTACGTCATCACGGCCCTGACCGCGATGCGGGCCCTCATGTTCACCCTGACCGAACCGATCAAGGTCCCTGACCGACGGTGA
- a CDS encoding SixA phosphatase family protein: MSVAEPRRIVLFRHAKADWPQVSDHERPLADRGRRDAPVAGRKLADSGIAFDLALCSTAARTRETWKLAVQELPQRPKTVYEDRVYEASPGELIAVLNETPDDVRDLVLIGHNPGVQGLTDVLAGDTEGDARERLNRRGFPTAAFAVLTYTGSWKALEPGVATLVDYWAPSE, encoded by the coding sequence ATGAGCGTCGCAGAACCCCGCAGGATTGTCCTCTTCCGGCATGCGAAGGCCGACTGGCCGCAGGTTTCCGACCACGAGAGGCCGCTCGCCGACCGCGGACGCCGGGACGCCCCCGTCGCCGGGCGCAAGCTGGCCGACAGCGGCATCGCCTTCGACCTGGCCCTCTGCTCGACCGCCGCCCGGACCCGCGAGACCTGGAAGCTCGCCGTCCAGGAGCTCCCGCAGCGGCCGAAGACCGTCTACGAGGATCGGGTGTACGAAGCCTCTCCCGGCGAGCTGATCGCCGTGCTCAACGAGACCCCGGACGACGTGCGGGACCTCGTCCTGATCGGCCACAACCCCGGCGTCCAGGGCCTCACCGACGTCCTCGCGGGGGACACCGAGGGCGACGCCAGAGAGCGGCTGAACCGCAGGGGCTTCCCGACCGCGGCCTTCGCCGTCCTGACGTACACCGGATCGTGGAAGGCGCTGGAGCCCGGCGTGGCCACGCTCGTCGACTACTGGGCGCCGTCCGAGTAG
- the fabI gene encoding enoyl-ACP reductase FabI, translating to MSGILEGKRILVTGVLTESSIAFHTAKVAQEQGAEVILTAFPRPTLTERIAKKLPKPAKVIELDVTNQEHLDRLAGVVKEELGGLDGIVHSIGFAPQGAFNFLEASFEDVSTAMHVSAYSLKSLTMACRPLFEGGASVVGLTFDAQYAWPKYDWMGPAKAALEATSRYLARDLGKEDIRCNLISAGPLGSMAAKSIPGFEELADVWNTRSPLNWDMADPEPAGRGVVALLSDFFPKTTGEIIHVDGGVHMMGA from the coding sequence ATGAGCGGAATTCTCGAAGGCAAGCGCATCCTCGTCACCGGGGTGCTGACGGAGTCCTCCATCGCCTTCCACACGGCCAAGGTCGCTCAGGAGCAGGGCGCCGAGGTCATCCTGACCGCCTTCCCGCGGCCCACGCTCACCGAGCGCATCGCCAAGAAGCTCCCCAAGCCCGCCAAGGTCATCGAGCTGGACGTGACCAACCAGGAGCACCTGGACCGCCTCGCGGGCGTCGTCAAGGAGGAGCTCGGCGGCCTCGACGGCATCGTGCACTCCATCGGCTTCGCACCGCAGGGCGCGTTCAACTTCCTGGAGGCCTCCTTCGAGGACGTCTCCACGGCGATGCACGTCTCGGCGTACTCCCTGAAGTCGCTCACCATGGCTTGCCGCCCGCTGTTCGAGGGCGGCGCCTCGGTCGTCGGCCTCACCTTCGACGCGCAGTACGCGTGGCCGAAGTACGACTGGATGGGCCCGGCCAAGGCCGCCCTGGAGGCCACCAGCCGCTACCTCGCCCGCGACCTGGGCAAGGAGGACATCCGCTGCAACCTGATCTCCGCGGGGCCGCTCGGCTCCATGGCGGCGAAGTCCATCCCGGGCTTCGAGGAGCTCGCGGACGTCTGGAACACCCGCTCCCCGCTGAACTGGGACATGGCCGACCCGGAGCCCGCGGGCCGCGGCGTCGTCGCCCTGCTCTCGGACTTCTTCCCGAAGACCACCGGCGAGATCATCCACGTCGACGGCGGCGTGCACATGATGGGTGCCTGA
- a CDS encoding ANTAR domain-containing protein, whose product MDDDGHIDAWRRTSDAEDGVTLAAAARACVADLGIDSLGVSLVVAGELRVMGHATDERARLLEDAQLTTGEGPCTDAYVQRTLIEEADLHRAFGRWPAFTQTAGEQEMRSVTALPLTIGHLCIGAVDLYRTAPGLLTARHKSRAGSYARILALLALDEYPHLLTTEYRLTRPGPQGYPPSVHMAAGVLAEMNHLSPDDALARMRAHAFRHGQPLHQTADHVLAHHTLD is encoded by the coding sequence ATGGATGACGACGGGCATATCGACGCCTGGCGCCGGACCAGCGACGCCGAAGACGGCGTCACTCTTGCCGCCGCCGCCCGAGCCTGCGTGGCGGACCTCGGAATTGACAGCCTCGGGGTGAGCCTGGTCGTCGCCGGCGAACTGCGCGTCATGGGCCACGCCACCGACGAGCGTGCCCGGCTCCTGGAGGACGCCCAGCTCACCACCGGGGAAGGTCCCTGCACCGACGCTTACGTGCAGCGCACCCTCATCGAAGAGGCAGATCTGCACCGGGCGTTCGGCCGATGGCCCGCCTTCACCCAAACTGCGGGCGAGCAGGAGATGCGCTCGGTGACGGCTCTGCCCCTGACCATCGGGCACCTGTGCATCGGTGCGGTGGACCTCTACCGCACCGCACCCGGCCTTCTCACCGCCCGGCACAAGTCCCGAGCCGGCTCCTACGCCCGCATTCTCGCCCTGCTCGCCTTGGACGAGTACCCCCACTTGCTGACAACCGAGTACCGGCTCACTCGGCCCGGCCCACAGGGTTATCCGCCCAGCGTCCACATGGCGGCCGGTGTCCTTGCCGAGATGAACCATTTGTCCCCGGACGACGCCCTGGCACGCATGCGCGCCCACGCCTTCCGCCACGGCCAGCCCCTTCACCAGACCGCCGACCACGTTTTGGCCCACCACACTCTGGACTGA
- the fabG gene encoding 3-oxoacyl-[acyl-carrier-protein] reductase, which yields MSRSVLVTGGNRGIGLAIARAFADAGDKVAITYRSGEPPKLLTDAGVLAVKCDITDAEQVEQAYKEIEEKHGNVEVLVANAGITKDQLLMRMSEEDFTSVLDTNLTGTFRVVKRANRGMLRAKKGRVVLISSVVGLLGGAGQANYAASKAGLVGFARSLARELGSRNLTFNVVAPGFVDTDMTKVLTDEQRKGIVSQVPLGRYAEPEEIAAAVKFLASDDASYITGAVIPVDGGLGMGH from the coding sequence TTGAGCCGCTCGGTTCTCGTCACCGGAGGAAACCGGGGCATCGGCCTCGCCATCGCCCGCGCCTTCGCCGACGCCGGCGACAAGGTCGCGATCACCTACCGCTCGGGTGAGCCGCCGAAGCTCCTCACCGACGCCGGGGTTCTCGCCGTCAAGTGCGACATCACCGACGCCGAGCAGGTGGAGCAGGCCTACAAGGAGATCGAGGAGAAGCACGGGAACGTCGAGGTCCTGGTCGCCAATGCCGGTATCACCAAGGACCAGCTCCTGATGCGCATGTCCGAGGAGGACTTCACGTCCGTCCTCGACACCAACCTCACCGGCACCTTCCGCGTCGTCAAGCGTGCCAACCGCGGCATGCTGCGCGCCAAGAAGGGCCGCGTCGTCCTCATCTCCTCGGTCGTCGGCCTGCTGGGCGGCGCCGGACAGGCGAACTACGCCGCCTCCAAGGCGGGACTGGTCGGCTTCGCGCGTTCGCTGGCCCGCGAGCTCGGTTCGCGCAACCTCACCTTCAACGTCGTCGCCCCCGGTTTTGTCGACACCGACATGACCAAGGTGCTGACGGACGAGCAGCGCAAGGGCATCGTCTCCCAGGTGCCGCTCGGCCGTTACGCGGAGCCCGAGGAGATCGCCGCCGCGGTGAAGTTCCTCGCGTCGGACGACGCCTCTTACATCACTGGAGCCGTCATCCCCGTTGACGGCGGATTGGGCATGGGTCACTGA
- a CDS encoding GAF and ANTAR domain-containing protein gives MSNPFVPPPDRPSVNGPSRLPREARITAALINLADTLVDDFDPAEFFYRVAEHCMELLDIGDAGVMLAAPSGPLRLVAASSERVRLVELFELDASEGPCHSAFHQSAPVDHIIGAALSPRWPRFSARAHRSGYTSVHATPIRLRTETIGVLNLFQRTPGPLQQADRDLARALADATAISLLQQTTLDQHRTVRAQLQSALNSRTAIEQAKGFLCARHAVDPDTAFHRLRAHARHHHLLLVDLARDIVNGNFVLPPPPEAGTVPAKP, from the coding sequence ATGTCCAATCCATTCGTTCCGCCGCCCGACCGCCCCTCGGTGAACGGGCCATCCCGATTACCGCGCGAGGCCCGGATCACCGCCGCACTGATCAACTTGGCCGACACTCTGGTCGATGACTTCGATCCCGCCGAGTTCTTCTACCGCGTCGCCGAACACTGCATGGAACTGCTCGACATCGGTGATGCCGGCGTCATGCTCGCCGCGCCCAGTGGCCCACTGCGTCTGGTCGCCGCCTCCTCCGAACGCGTCCGCCTGGTCGAGCTCTTCGAGCTCGATGCCAGCGAAGGCCCCTGTCACAGCGCCTTCCACCAGTCCGCCCCGGTCGATCACATCATCGGCGCCGCGCTCTCACCCCGGTGGCCGCGCTTCAGTGCCCGCGCGCACCGCTCCGGCTACACATCCGTCCACGCCACCCCGATCCGGCTGCGTACCGAAACCATAGGCGTGCTGAACCTCTTCCAACGCACTCCCGGCCCCCTCCAGCAAGCCGACCGCGACCTGGCCCGGGCACTGGCCGACGCCACCGCCATTTCCCTGCTCCAGCAGACCACCCTCGACCAGCACCGCACGGTACGAGCCCAACTCCAGTCGGCCCTGAACAGCCGCACCGCCATCGAACAGGCCAAGGGCTTCCTCTGCGCCCGCCACGCAGTCGACCCCGACACCGCCTTCCATCGTCTCCGTGCGCACGCTCGCCATCACCACCTGCTCCTGGTCGACCTGGCGCGCGACATCGTCAACGGAAACTTCGTCCTGCCTCCACCCCCGGAAGCCGGCACAGTCCCCGCCAAGCCCTGA
- a CDS encoding FadR/GntR family transcriptional regulator, translating to MPLTTPRRSALSEQVISELRNQISSGEWPVGSRIPTEPELVDQLGVARNTVREAVRALAHNGLLDIRQGSGTYVVATSELAGVMQRRFADADPRHIAELRSTLESSAAKLAAERRTERDLKQLDALLVRREEVWASGDAEAFVTADATFHMAVVAASHNDVMVALYADLGEVLRDWLREDIGEELTPEAHMDHARLVDAIRTGDAEAAATEAAGYPFMCRPDRFTSGG from the coding sequence ATGCCGCTGACCACCCCTCGCCGTTCGGCACTCTCCGAACAGGTCATCTCCGAGCTGCGCAACCAGATCTCGTCGGGCGAGTGGCCGGTCGGTTCCCGCATCCCCACCGAGCCCGAGCTGGTCGACCAGCTCGGCGTCGCCAGGAACACGGTCAGGGAGGCCGTGCGCGCCCTCGCGCACAACGGCCTGCTCGACATCCGGCAGGGCTCGGGGACGTACGTGGTCGCGACGAGCGAGCTCGCGGGCGTGATGCAGCGCAGGTTCGCCGACGCGGACCCCCGGCACATCGCCGAGCTGCGCAGCACGCTGGAGTCCAGCGCCGCGAAGCTCGCCGCCGAGCGCCGCACCGAGCGGGACCTCAAGCAGCTGGACGCGCTGCTCGTACGCCGCGAGGAGGTGTGGGCGTCCGGGGACGCGGAGGCGTTCGTGACGGCCGACGCGACGTTCCACATGGCCGTCGTCGCCGCGTCGCACAACGACGTCATGGTGGCGCTCTACGCGGACCTCGGCGAGGTGCTGCGGGACTGGCTGCGCGAGGACATCGGCGAGGAGCTGACGCCCGAGGCGCACATGGACCACGCGCGGCTGGTCGACGCGATCCGCACGGGCGATGCGGAGGCCGCCGCGACGGAGGCCGCGGGCTACCCGTTCATGTGCCGCCCGGACCGCTTCACTTCTGGTGGCTGA
- a CDS encoding GAF and ANTAR domain-containing protein has translation MTREERLLAAVIDAVDTLVEDFDLIDFLHTLCDRCVELLDVSAVGVMLEDPGGSLQLIAASDEHTRLLELFALQHDQGPCVECHRSGTARLNIDLDSTAGTAPFPVFAARARGTGFLTTHALPMRLRDTVIGAMNLFDTRAQALSAVDTRVAQALADVATIAVLQHRTVAHANQQRAQMRAALTSRVVIEQAKGILAERWNTHVDNAFDALRRHARTHRIGLTRVCRQLIDGELDIDAITHT, from the coding sequence ATGACCCGAGAAGAACGCCTGCTGGCAGCCGTCATCGACGCGGTCGACACGCTCGTCGAAGACTTCGACCTGATCGACTTCCTGCACACCTTGTGTGATCGCTGCGTCGAACTGCTCGACGTGTCGGCGGTGGGGGTCATGCTGGAAGACCCCGGCGGGAGCCTGCAGCTGATCGCCGCTTCCGACGAACACACTCGACTCCTGGAACTCTTCGCCCTGCAACACGACCAAGGCCCCTGCGTCGAGTGCCACCGAAGCGGCACGGCCCGGTTGAACATCGACCTCGACTCGACGGCCGGGACAGCTCCCTTCCCCGTCTTCGCGGCTCGGGCCCGAGGGACTGGTTTCCTCACGACCCACGCACTGCCGATGCGGCTGCGCGACACGGTCATCGGTGCGATGAACCTCTTCGACACTCGGGCGCAGGCCCTGTCCGCCGTGGACACGCGTGTCGCCCAGGCGCTCGCCGACGTGGCGACCATCGCCGTTCTCCAGCATCGCACCGTCGCGCACGCCAACCAGCAACGCGCGCAGATGCGCGCGGCCCTCACCAGCCGTGTCGTCATCGAACAGGCGAAGGGCATCCTTGCCGAACGCTGGAATACCCACGTGGACAACGCTTTCGACGCCCTGCGCCGCCACGCCCGTACCCACCGGATCGGGCTGACGCGGGTCTGCCGTCAACTCATCGACGGCGAACTCGACATCGACGCCATAACCCACACTTGA